A genomic region of Runella rosea contains the following coding sequences:
- a CDS encoding C1 family peptidase, with protein sequence MNPIKQLSLLTFLWILGHTSLHAQGLNFNDTSYNNVLKKKSSLVVNEDGLPPKVDLSMYVPSVLNQGTLGTCVGFSTAYYMRTILEAKRLNITNKDSIDALRFSPSFLYNAIKSPNDDACKKGAEVANALEFLKTNGVARLSQQGYPDCTPMTSLQPATESKIMDYIRLFGLNDRQEDIVIATKKALAEGTPVVIAIQTTPSLDELGFWPKLWMRILRFFGIGSGDEYGLWDPNKSDNLRGGHAVCVVGYDDKKFGGAFHVVNSRGEDWGEDGFFWIRYDDYTKHTKYGFQAYLSPNNYTTEALRSGDVTIELANLRPVELPFTRQSPEGNTTDNEPLVAYSLRDPQQTDTEYKFRINVDKQTYLYVLGANATQPSVDKLFPIDSISPVVGANTKVFLPSEEQVYALNEVTGTESWLFLFSDKEVNIDSCITAMNGQKGTFTQRVQKVMGSKLLNYEQIDYKTKKMGFELREKHEGRIVPLLITLEHIKRRDL encoded by the coding sequence ATGAACCCTATAAAGCAACTCTCCTTACTCACTTTTTTGTGGATATTGGGCCATACCTCACTGCACGCCCAAGGACTGAATTTCAACGATACTTCGTACAATAATGTCCTGAAAAAAAAATCGAGTCTGGTGGTCAACGAAGATGGGCTCCCCCCCAAAGTGGATTTGTCGATGTATGTACCTTCAGTTCTCAACCAAGGGACCCTCGGTACCTGCGTGGGATTTTCGACAGCCTACTACATGCGTACGATATTAGAAGCCAAACGGCTCAATATTACCAACAAAGACTCGATAGATGCGCTGCGTTTTTCGCCCTCTTTTCTTTACAACGCCATCAAATCCCCCAACGACGACGCGTGTAAAAAAGGGGCAGAAGTAGCCAATGCGCTTGAATTTTTGAAAACCAACGGCGTGGCCCGACTCTCCCAACAGGGCTACCCCGACTGTACGCCAATGACCTCACTCCAGCCAGCGACAGAATCCAAAATCATGGATTATATCCGCCTTTTTGGGTTGAACGACCGGCAGGAAGACATTGTCATCGCGACCAAGAAGGCATTGGCCGAAGGAACCCCCGTCGTTATTGCGATTCAAACTACTCCTTCCTTGGACGAACTCGGTTTTTGGCCCAAGCTCTGGATGCGTATTTTGCGGTTTTTCGGCATTGGCTCGGGCGATGAGTATGGCCTATGGGACCCTAATAAATCGGACAATTTACGCGGCGGGCACGCGGTTTGCGTGGTGGGATACGACGACAAAAAATTCGGCGGGGCTTTTCACGTCGTCAACAGCCGAGGTGAAGATTGGGGTGAAGATGGTTTTTTCTGGATTCGCTACGATGATTACACCAAACACACCAAATACGGCTTTCAGGCGTATCTATCCCCCAACAACTACACGACCGAAGCCCTGCGCTCAGGCGATGTGACCATCGAACTGGCCAATTTACGTCCCGTGGAGCTTCCATTTACGCGCCAGTCACCTGAAGGAAACACCACCGACAATGAGCCGCTGGTGGCCTACTCACTCCGCGACCCGCAACAAACCGACACCGAATACAAATTCCGCATTAACGTAGATAAACAAACCTACCTGTATGTACTCGGCGCCAATGCCACCCAGCCCAGCGTTGATAAGCTTTTCCCGATTGATTCCATCAGCCCCGTGGTTGGTGCCAACACCAAGGTATTTCTCCCCTCAGAAGAGCAGGTGTACGCACTTAATGAAGTCACCGGGACAGAATCTTGGTTGTTTTTGTTTTCCGATAAAGAAGTCAACATTGATAGTTGTATCACCGCCATGAATGGGCAAAAGGGAACTTTTACCCAGCGGGTGCAGAAGGTAATGGGCTCAAAACTATTGAATTATGAGCAAATTGACTACAAAACGAAGAAGATGGGTTTTGAATTACGGGAAAAACACGAAGGTAGAATCGTCCCGTTGTTGATTACACTCGAACACATCAAAAGGAGGGATTTGTAA
- a CDS encoding caspase family protein: MKSYFFLFLFALSPFISRAQKLHLILASDYENKDFGMISLKDEEMVSTMFKKISTQIGYHLQTVYVNRKVDGLTEKAVRNAVSDTSIHPNDIVVFYYSGFGTYPDNSPLPSMQLDNPGLFKLEKHSLVSIDEVAAILQTKRLRLGIVMADCRNKMIDRYPTPLPRNTIVKHDRSKEILKKLFLGEPCRILKISSGQKGKPVFTIQRNSVFTYSLTEAFEDMLYAKNLKEVTLNNLLARINKITKSFIPEYAGLSQVPVSCRPAAAKPVVKANR; the protein is encoded by the coding sequence ATGAAAAGTTACTTTTTTCTTTTTCTGTTTGCCCTTTCACCTTTTATCAGCCGCGCTCAAAAGCTGCACCTCATTCTTGCTTCCGATTATGAAAACAAAGATTTTGGGATGATAAGCCTCAAGGATGAAGAGATGGTAAGCACCATGTTTAAAAAAATCAGTACGCAAATCGGATACCATTTACAAACCGTTTATGTCAACCGAAAAGTGGATGGACTTACCGAAAAGGCGGTCAGAAATGCGGTCAGCGACACCTCCATTCATCCAAATGACATTGTCGTTTTTTATTACTCTGGCTTTGGCACCTACCCCGACAACAGCCCTTTGCCTTCAATGCAATTAGACAATCCGGGTTTGTTTAAACTTGAAAAACACAGTCTGGTATCCATTGATGAAGTGGCCGCTATCCTTCAAACCAAAAGACTCCGACTCGGTATTGTGATGGCCGATTGCCGAAACAAAATGATTGACCGATACCCCACTCCGCTGCCCAGAAATACGATTGTGAAACACGACCGTAGCAAGGAAATTCTAAAAAAACTATTTCTCGGCGAGCCTTGCCGTATCCTGAAAATATCTAGTGGACAAAAGGGTAAACCGGTCTTTACCATCCAACGAAATTCAGTCTTTACTTATTCGCTTACCGAGGCTTTTGAGGATATGTTGTACGCAAAAAACCTCAAAGAGGTAACCTTAAACAACCTGCTGGCAAGAATTAACAAAATTACGAAATCATTTATCCCTGAATACGCAGGCTTGAGTCAGGTTCCAGTAAGTTGTCGTCCCGCTGCCGCCAAACCGGTTGTTAAAGCTAACCGATAA
- a CDS encoding tetratricopeptide repeat protein has protein sequence MKLQKLLLIFWAFITFTGQIEAQEERGQKVEKANMAPKTVGQTWAVIVGVSQYLHINSLRFAGDDALAFYNFLTSPAGGSVPESNIQLLLNEKATLGQVDRAMGNLLDFVKPNDRVFLYFSGHGDQESRTIAQRGFLLTHDSYSSNYNSTAFAVLYLQDYIATLSTKNHAQILLFLDACRAGKLAGNEIGGVQLMGQQLLKQVANEVKFMACQANELSLEGYQWGGGRGLFSYHLIRGMQGLADTDGDKTVTLRELERYLEDRVTAEAAPNPQNPLLIAADKSLPIVKVDVATLESVRKNVPPPLFAAVQGRGVTQTILEEAETDVKKLYTDFQEAVTNKQLLDVPNAAEGYFERLLAAPSIKDMHPFIKREFAAALLEESSKAFAGLLENKNAPEVTSAYQKNIRYLEKTYLILGKSHFLYPNLRARVSYYKGLIAEPVNVDAALLNFRQALDADSTFAPAYNDAGRILYLKKSYKEAQQVFEKGIQFAPNWSFLHVNYGMALAAQNKRAEAEAAYKKAIELKADDPVVYKNYGNLLSIQNKAEAAEEAYKKAIELKTSDAETYNNYGMLLNTKKRYNEAEIAYRKAIELQPNYATAYSNYGVVMTVQNRPAEAETAFQKSIQLDPNNAQAHFNYGILLVSQNRQAEAENEYKKCIELNPNDAFVYNSYGVLLAAQNRFADAENAYKKYFELNPTNSVVYGNYGNLLARQGRQNEAEAAYRRSIELNANDANVHKNYAILLKNLNRLTEAEIEYKRAIQLNTTDSEVYKNYGMLLSAGNRPEEAEVMYKKAIEFNPNDAYIYNSYGILLAAQNRFAEAEAAYKKSIELNAMNGLVYSNYGNLLSRQNRFEEAETAYKKALGFTPNDANFHNNYGNLLERQNRLSEAEASYKKVIELNPAYFRAYYYIATIKARQKLPFEAVEWLGKALERGYTNFDSISKNPEFDYLREMPEFMALIGRFRNK, from the coding sequence ATGAAACTTCAAAAACTCTTACTCATTTTTTGGGCTTTTATCACGTTTACGGGCCAGATTGAAGCGCAAGAAGAACGCGGCCAAAAAGTGGAGAAAGCCAACATGGCCCCAAAAACAGTGGGGCAAACATGGGCAGTGATTGTGGGCGTGTCGCAATATCTACACATCAATTCACTGCGCTTTGCCGGCGACGACGCCCTTGCTTTCTATAATTTTCTAACGTCTCCCGCGGGAGGCTCAGTACCAGAATCCAACATCCAACTTCTGCTAAACGAAAAAGCAACCTTGGGACAGGTAGACCGGGCCATGGGAAATCTGCTGGATTTTGTCAAGCCCAACGACCGCGTATTCTTGTATTTTTCGGGGCACGGCGACCAAGAATCCCGCACCATTGCCCAACGCGGTTTTTTGCTTACCCACGATTCTTACAGCAGCAATTATAATTCCACGGCCTTTGCGGTACTTTATTTACAGGATTACATTGCCACCCTTTCAACCAAAAATCACGCTCAGATATTGTTGTTTTTGGATGCGTGTCGGGCAGGAAAGTTAGCAGGAAATGAAATTGGCGGGGTTCAGCTCATGGGCCAGCAACTGCTCAAACAGGTAGCCAATGAAGTGAAGTTTATGGCGTGTCAGGCCAATGAGTTGTCGCTGGAAGGATACCAATGGGGAGGCGGTCGCGGGCTGTTTAGCTATCACCTTATCAGGGGAATGCAGGGACTGGCCGATACCGACGGTGACAAAACCGTTACCCTACGCGAATTGGAGCGCTATCTGGAAGACCGCGTTACTGCCGAGGCCGCCCCTAATCCACAGAACCCTCTTTTGATTGCCGCCGACAAATCACTGCCCATCGTCAAAGTAGACGTAGCTACGCTGGAATCAGTCCGTAAAAACGTACCGCCACCGCTCTTTGCAGCAGTACAAGGCCGAGGCGTAACCCAAACTATTTTAGAAGAAGCGGAAACCGACGTCAAAAAACTGTACACTGATTTTCAGGAGGCAGTCACCAATAAGCAATTGCTTGATGTGCCTAACGCCGCCGAGGGCTATTTTGAAAGATTGCTTGCAGCGCCCTCTATCAAAGACATGCACCCTTTCATTAAGCGGGAGTTTGCGGCGGCCTTGCTAGAAGAATCATCAAAAGCTTTTGCCGGTCTTTTGGAAAACAAAAACGCGCCTGAAGTGACAAGTGCTTACCAAAAAAACATCCGATATTTAGAAAAAACGTACTTGATTTTGGGGAAATCCCACTTTTTGTACCCCAATCTTCGGGCGCGGGTTTCATATTATAAAGGATTAATCGCAGAACCAGTCAATGTCGATGCCGCCTTATTGAACTTTCGTCAGGCCCTCGACGCCGACAGTACGTTTGCTCCCGCCTACAACGACGCGGGGCGCATTCTGTACTTGAAAAAATCGTACAAAGAAGCACAACAGGTTTTTGAAAAAGGAATTCAATTCGCCCCCAACTGGAGTTTTTTACACGTAAATTACGGCATGGCGCTGGCCGCCCAAAATAAACGGGCCGAAGCAGAGGCAGCGTACAAAAAAGCCATTGAATTAAAAGCTGACGACCCCGTAGTCTACAAAAACTACGGCAACCTGCTCTCAATTCAAAACAAAGCAGAAGCCGCCGAAGAAGCCTACAAAAAAGCCATTGAGTTAAAAACCAGCGATGCCGAAACGTATAACAACTATGGGATGCTGCTCAACACAAAAAAGAGGTACAACGAGGCCGAGATTGCGTACAGAAAAGCCATTGAACTTCAGCCCAACTACGCCACCGCTTACAGCAATTATGGAGTTGTCATGACCGTCCAGAACCGCCCAGCAGAAGCTGAAACGGCGTTTCAGAAGTCCATCCAACTAGACCCCAACAATGCCCAAGCGCATTTTAATTATGGTATATTATTGGTATCCCAAAACCGTCAAGCAGAGGCCGAAAACGAGTATAAAAAATGCATCGAACTAAACCCCAACGATGCATTCGTTTACAATAGCTACGGCGTTTTATTGGCGGCTCAAAACCGTTTCGCCGATGCCGAAAATGCTTATAAAAAATACTTTGAGCTTAACCCCACCAACTCCGTCGTGTACGGAAACTACGGCAATCTACTGGCTCGGCAAGGACGGCAAAATGAGGCCGAAGCTGCCTACCGGCGCTCTATAGAGCTCAACGCCAACGATGCCAACGTCCACAAAAATTACGCTATTTTACTCAAAAATTTAAACCGCCTTACCGAAGCTGAAATCGAATACAAACGAGCGATTCAGCTCAATACCACCGATTCGGAAGTGTACAAGAACTACGGAATGCTGCTCAGTGCGGGCAATCGACCCGAAGAAGCGGAAGTGATGTACAAAAAAGCGATTGAGTTTAACCCCAATGATGCCTACATTTACAACAGTTACGGCATTTTGTTGGCGGCCCAAAATCGTTTTGCCGAAGCCGAAGCCGCTTATAAAAAGTCCATTGAATTGAACGCCATGAACGGCTTGGTGTACAGCAACTATGGAAATTTACTTTCTCGCCAAAACCGTTTTGAAGAAGCCGAAACTGCCTATAAAAAAGCCCTTGGATTTACGCCCAACGATGCCAATTTCCATAACAATTACGGCAACCTGCTGGAAAGACAAAATCGGTTGTCTGAAGCCGAGGCTTCTTACAAAAAAGTAATCGAGCTTAATCCCGCTTATTTCCGCGCTTACTATTACATTGCCACCATCAAAGCCCGCCAAAAGCTTCCTTTTGAAGCCGTTGAATGGCTGGGCAAAGCCCTCGAAAGAGGATATACCAATTTTGACAGTATCAGCAAAAATCCCGAGTTTGACTACCTCAGAGAAATGCCCGAGTTTATGGCACTCATTGGACGATTCCGAAATAAATAA